CAGGTGTAGGGAGACTATGAAATTGGTATCTTTTTCCTATTCTCTATTTAAATTCTATCCcgtaaaattgttttaatttgtacacgtaaaattaattattatatgtttgtgttttattaatttaaattcctTCCCTATGTCActtaaatagaaattattatatgattaaaaaatggtCTTATCGTTGGTTTATGAAATAGAAATCGTTATTTATGCCTTTGAACTTTGTGCCTCATTTTAATCATACtcttcaactttcaaaattttattaatattcaaataaattcaaaaatatttttacagaaaaaatcattttttttacgcCTCCTAACTTTattcttcctctctcccaTACTTCAAACATATGATCCAAAAACATCTCCATTCTCTGTAACTACCCATTTCAATTAAAGTATAAATATTATagcaataaaattaataaaaataaataaataataaataataatgaatcaCTAAAAGACCTTCAAAACAAGCTTGCACGGATAGAGTGAGAGTTAAtacatttatgttttaatcATTCCAATCTTCAGACAACTTTCTTCGACTGTCCTTGTTCCAACAGCTAGAGATAATCAAAGTTCaagttcttcctcttcctcagCTAATTCTCGACTGCTTTCCCACCTTAATATCAAGGAAGTCCACCCCATTATCATGAATGCAGAGCACCGACCGTAACAACCGTGATGCTGTCGCGTAACAGAAAGACagaaagaaatgaagtttGGAGCTTATGAGATTTTGTGGAATTTGATAAACTTGAAGAGTCCAAGAATATGGGAGGGTGGGATACAAAAtacctctttttctttgtatatGGGGTCAGGTCTAATGAACAAGCACTAATTTATAACATGCATACTAGCTTACTTTTAATCATGTTATACAACAATTCAGTATAGTTCATGGAGATATAATAATGCAAATTTAAACTGAAGGTTTACAGTTtcccacttttcttttctttttgttctgtttttttcctttctattgACAGGGATTTATATTGCTATAATTGTTACATACAGAGAAAAAACATGCCCAACCCAGACAGAAATGTCTAGTGTGATAACTATAcccaataaatttaaaaaaaaaaaaaaacaactaaagcGTAATGAACACTTAGAAGAGACATTAAAATCTATAGATTACAACCACAACTAACCTAATAAATAGTAGGTCGGTCATTCATAAACAACATAAAAACTAAGCTACATACTTTTTTATTCAGCCTAACCATCTGtaaatattttccaagtcaGGAGTTGTTCCTGAGCAGATTGTGGAgatttagaataataataaaaataatgtttccTCAAACCATGTAAGTCATCCCAACTTGCATGATGTTCATGTGAGGAACTCGCATTGTTGCTGCACCGCCCCTGCAGTTCCTCCTTAGGAACGCATAGAAATAGTTTATAACAAGcttcttaataaaaaatgagtttTTCTTTGCTCGGACATCCCCCTGTGCCAGTAGATATGTAAATCCTGAATCCATGGCTTCCCTAAGGGCTGATAGCTCATACTCCAAACTAGGGTCGTCACCCGATGCCATGATGCTGGATGGCAACCGCGCCCCAAGAGATTCTTCGGAGCTTGTAGTTCTTGCCTCTTCCATCAATGGAATTCTCAGCTCCTCATTCACATCAATACCACCTGGGGTTGGAGAAGAATCCCTCAACCTCTCtgaaatattatcaaattcCAACTCATTCAAATTGCTCTCCAGGGCAAGGTCATCAGACTCCTTTCTTAAGAACTTCTCGAGGCTTTCCATCAGAAGCTGCTCAAATGCATGGTGATCTTCCTTCCGCACATCCTTGTAGCCATATCTCGCGATGCAACGAAATATATGGTAGTCTTTTGGACCAACCCTTCTGAACAAAAATCTTTCCTCTTGCGGAACCACGGGTATTGGAACATATTTAATACACACGAACACAATTGTGGAATGGATGGCTGGAAGGGTGAGAAGAAATTGCCCAAAAATTGCTGGAATGCCTTGGACAAGCTCGTTGTAGAGGAGACCAATTCCTGGAACTCTTACGGTTCCGAGGGTAGATCCCAGTTCAAACAAGAAATCCGTTGATATCTTCTCTCTCACCTCACTTTGATACTTCAACACACTCCCATAGTTCCATATGTACATCACAGAGAGGAAAACGGACGCAAAAGCAAGTGGCAACCACCCACCTTCTCTGATTTTTGATAAAACTGCAGATAAGTAGATAAGTTCCACTGATCCAAATACAAGTGGGAAACATAACGCAAGAAACAAATTTGTCTGCCAGATCAGAAGCATTACTAGGGTCACCAGGGCAGTACTCACCAGCATCACACCAACTTCAGCAATACCTATAACAGGAAGTAATTATTAGCATTGAAATCAAGTGGAATCACAAatacaaacagaaaaaaatatatatattttgtgtttaaaaaacaaaacaaacaaaaaatcagTTAAGTAGGTCTCTACAAGATGAAGGAATCATTTGTCCATGGGTAATGGAAGGATAAGAATTTCATACAAAATATACAGTGCCATCATGGATCAACAACGAATAAAATTGCCCGTGCACATTTATCAGGAGCGTTCAAAGTTTTGTAATCATCAATAATGTGTTAGACGTAAATCCCAACCGATGATAAAATTCATTGAAATGCCCCCTACTACAAGCTACCCCACAACGTAGATTATCAAACGAGGTCCAACTCTCAACATCTGAATACTTAGTCAATAAATCTCGCCACACTTGCCTTGCTTTCCTCTAACTCACTCGACATTTGTTTCCCATTTTTGCCCCTCCTTACAGAAGTTCTGGTTGTTGGAGGCTTAACATAAAGTCTTGCTTGTGAGCAATCAAGGGCGTGGGTTGATAACAGATTATAATATAGCATTCACCTCCAACAAAAATGCAAAGCGTATGTAGTGccataagagaaaaaaaaggggaggAAGGAACCTAACCATAAGCATTGGCGATGTCTGTAGTCCTTCGAAATATTGCAACAACAAGTATGCACATTATCATCAAAAACCAATTGATCATAGGGATGTAAATTTGACCCATTCGTCTCTTAGATGTGTGAACTATCTTCATTCTCGGAAAACATCCAAGAGCCATAGATTGTTTGACACAAGAAAAGGTCGCGGATATCATTGCTTGGCTCGCAATCATAGCAGCAAGTGCTGCTGTCACAAAGACTGGCCAAAAAAGACTTGCTGTTTGTTCAGAAACCAAGGACACCAAAGCAGGCTAGTTAAAACGAGAACTTGCCAAAAACGAAGTAAGCCAAATAAATGGACTGAAGTAAATGAATGCTTCCACATTGACAATTATCACCTGGCACAGaatcataaaatattcttGCTGCAGATTCTGGATGTTTCATGAGATATGCAGCCTGACCCATGTACGCCAGGAGAAGGCAGGGGAAAACAACACATGTGAAAGCAATCTGTCCAAAATATACGTAAACTTAAGTTGCTTTAAGCAATACAGATTCATTAAGGGGAAAAATTCAGNtttttttttttttttttttttttttttttttttttttttttttttttggtgtagGGGTGAGTGGTTATGGTTTACCTGTATGGCTGGCACGGTGAAATGGCCTAGATCAGCAAACATTGCTTCAGCTCCTAAAATGACA
This genomic window from Cucurbita pepo subsp. pepo cultivar mu-cu-16 chromosome LG01, ASM280686v2, whole genome shotgun sequence contains:
- the LOC111792853 gene encoding putative potassium transporter 12 codes for the protein MEQEDRIEEGSSRLLRRNSVTGSSNDYRWVDGSEVDSESPPWSLFEERESGDGYGSMRRRLVKKPKRVDSFDVEAMEIAGANYHHLKDVSIWQTIAIAFQTLGVVYGDMGTSPLYVFADVFSKVHIEADVDVLGALSLVIYTIALIPLAKYVFVVLKANDNGEGGTFALYSLICRYAKVNMLPNRQPADEHISSFKLKLPTPELERALNIKETLEKRSSLKTLILLLVLMGTSMIIGDGILTPAISVMSAVSGLQGQIKSFDTNAVVVVSIIILVALFSIQKFGTGKVGFMFAPVLALWFFSLGSIGIYNLVKYDLTVIRALNPAYIYLFFKKNSNNAWSALGGCVLCVTGAEAMFADLGHFTVPAIQIAFTCVVFPCLLLAYMGQAAYLMKHPESAARIFYDSVPASLFWPVFVTAALAAMIASQAMISATFSCVKQSMALGCFPRMKIVHTSKRRMGQIYIPMINWFLMIMCILVVAIFRRTTDIANAYGIAEVGVMLVSTALVTLVMLLIWQTNLFLALCFPLVFGSVELIYLSAVLSKIREGGWLPLAFASVFLSVMYIWNYGSVLKYQSEVREKISTDFLFELGSTLGTVRVPGIGLLYNELVQGIPAIFGQFLLTLPAIHSTIVFVCIKYVPIPVVPQEERFLFRRVGPKDYHIFRCIARYGYKDVRKEDHHAFEQLLMESLEKFLRKESDDLALESNLNELEFDNISERLRDSSPTPGGIDVNEELRIPLMEEARTTSSEESLGARLPSSIMASGDDPSLEYELSALREAMDSGFTYLLAQGDVRAKKNSFFIKKLVINYFYAFLRRNCRGGAATMRVPHMNIMQVGMTYMV